One genomic window of Cannabis sativa cultivar Pink pepper isolate KNU-18-1 chromosome 2, ASM2916894v1, whole genome shotgun sequence includes the following:
- the LOC115719270 gene encoding gamma-interferon-responsive lysosomal thiol protein isoform X2 — protein sequence MDSKSKTSLLVLIKIILVFTSCLIPVLASSNHNEKLVSVDLYYETLCPDCGDFILNHLVKLFHTKLISLVHLNLVPYGNARLGSNHTISCQHGPYECLLNTVEACAIDAWPELNKHFPFIYCIEALVQERKYLQWETCYEKLGLDPKPVNECYKSEAGKELELQYGAETDALQPPHRYVPWVVVDGQPLYEDYENFLSYICKAYKGPAVPTSCSELSLRNFDVVGAKPGHFVSYKDQEKGLALWARIRSAMASWMSQMNMVALE from the exons ATGGATTCGAAATCTAAGACTAGCTTACTAGTCTTAATAAAGATCATCCTGGTATTCACAAGCTGTTTGATCCCAGTATTAGCTTCTTCCAATCATAATGAGAAATTAGTGTCAGTGGACTTATACTATGAGACCCTTTGTCCTGACTGCGGAGATTTCATACTCAATCATCTGGTTAAGCTTTTCCACACCAAACTCATCTCTCTGGTTCATCTCAATTTAGTCCCTTACGGTAACGCCAGACTTGGATCCAACCACACCATCTCTTGCCAG CATGGTCCCTATGAATGCTTATTAAACACCGTGGAGGCATGTGCAATTGATGCCTGGCCTGAGTTG AACAAGCATTTTCCTTTTATCTATTGCATTGAGGCTTTGGTGCAAGAGCGCAAGTATCTTCAGTGGGAAACTTGTTATGAGAAATTGGGCTTGGATCCAAAACCTGTCAATGAGTGCTACAAGAGCGAGGCTGGTAAAGAG CTTGAATTGCAATATGGAGCTGAAACAGATGCCCTTCAACCTCCTCATAGATATGTGCCTTGGGTAGTCGTTGATGGCCAGCCACTTTATGAG GACTATGAAAACTTCCTGAGCTACATCTGCAAGGCCTATAAGGGCCCCGCTGTGCCGACATCTTGCAGTGAGTTatcactaagaaatttcgatgTGGTAGGAGCAAAGCCAGGCCATTTTGTGAGCTACAAAGATCAAGAGAAAGGGCTAGCCTTATGGGCAAGAATAAGATCAGCCATGGCATCATGGATGAGCCAGATGAATATGGTGGCCCTGGAATAG
- the LOC133034375 gene encoding uncharacterized protein LOC133034375, with protein sequence MHEVDAITKLTAQVEALIKMMAQVYQVISLRSGKEYEGPTAKQQVVKEKHDQQAQAEVDKKQAEEQKLYINNPFVEALEKIPTYLKFMKDILAKKRKIEEYKMVALTEECSAILQKKLLLKLKDSNSPNIPGSIGSLMETKALCDMGASINLMPLSSFKRLILGEAKPTVVALQMADHSLTHPRDIIEDILVKIGER encoded by the exons ATGCATGAAGTGGATGCCATCACCAAACTGACAGCCCAAGTGGAAGCATTGATAAAGATGATGGCTCAAGTG TATCAAGTAATTTCCTTGAGAAGTGGAAAAGAATATGAGGGGCCAACGGCTAAGCAACAAGTGGTTAAAGAGAAGCATGATCAACAGGCACAGGCTGAAGTGGATAAGAAGCAAGCTGAAGAGCAG AAATTGTACATCAACAATCCATTCGTGGAGGCCTTGGAAAAAATACCAACCTAtttgaagttcatgaaggataTTTTagccaagaaaagaaaaatagaagaaTATAAGATGGTGGCACTTACTGAGGAGTGTAGTGCGAtcctgcaaaagaaactacTACTCAAGCTTAAAGATTCTAATAGTCCCAATATTCCAGGCTCGATAGGGAGTTTGATGGAAAcaaaagctctatgtgatatGGGAGCGAGTATTAACTTAATGCCCTTGTCTAGTTTTAAAAGACTAATATTAGGAGAAGCCAAGCCTACAGTAGTGGCATTACAAATGGCAGACcattctttgactcatcctcgggATATAATTGAAGATATTTTGGTGAAAATTGGAGAAAGATGA
- the LOC133034376 gene encoding uncharacterized protein LOC133034376, protein MPHYVKFMKEILSKKRKMEDYETVALTEECSAILQKKLPPKLKDPGSFNIPCSIGGSVETKALCDLGASINLMPLSVFKRLRLGKAKPTTVTLQLADRSLTHPRGIIEDVLVKVGKFIFPADFLILDMEEDSTIPIILGRPFLATGRALIDVQNGELKLRVQDEEVNFNVFAPTDIPTCCKIEMVKGSFVKADKKKAKPKERLRTIRRHWKRLMCGSSEGELTLVRNSEINTIAGKFSSFSTRVLLDEKGPPNPF, encoded by the coding sequence ATGCCCcattatgtgaagttcatgaaggagatattgtctaagaagagaaaaatggaggactatgaaacagtggcattaactgaggagtgtagtGCCAtattgcaaaagaaactaccgcccaagcttaaagatccgggtagtttcaatattccatgctctatagggggttcggtggaaactaaagctctttgtgatctgggagcaagcattaatctaatgcccttgtctgtcttcaaaaggctaagattgggaaaagcaaagcccacaacagtgactttacaactggcagatcgttctttgactcatcctcgtgggataattgaagatgtactggtgaaggttggtaagtttatcttccctgctgatttcctaattcttgatatggaggaagattcaactattcccattattttgggaagaccattcttagccacgggccgagcattaatagatgttcaaaatggagagttaaagttgagagtgcaagatgaagaggtcaattttaatgtttttgccccaaccgacattcctacctgttgcaagattgagatggtgaagggttcttttgttaagGCTGAcaagaagaaagcaaagcctaaagagcgacttcgaacgattcggcgtcattggaaaagattgatgtgtggtagttctgaaggtgagcttactcttgtgcgaaactctgaaatcaacacGATTGCtggtaaattttcttcatttagtacgAGGGTTCTTTTAGATGAAAAGGGTCCGCCCaaccccttctga
- the LOC115720947 gene encoding phenylacetaldehyde reductase, translated as MANKGELVCVTGASGCIGSWLVTLLLHRGYSINAAVKDLNDETETKHLQALEGAQTRLRLFQLDLLDYSSIAAAVHGCSGVFHLASPCIVDEVHEPEKELLDPAVKGTINVLTAAKEAGVGRVVVTSSISSIAPNPNWPSDVAMNEDGWTDLDYCKQKKLWYPMSKTLAEKAAWEFAKEKGLDVVVVNPGTVMGPIISPKLNASMIMLLRLLQGCTETYLDFFIGSVHFKDVALAHILVYENKSASGRHLCLEALSHYGDLAAKVAELYPEFKLPSLPRDTQPGLLRANNAAKKLIDMGLQFIPMEQIIKDSVESLKSKGFLT; from the exons ATGGCGAACAAGGGTGAGCTGGTCTGCGTCACTGGAGCCAGTGGCTGCATTGGCTCCTGGCTCGTCACTCTTCTCCTCCACCGTGGTTACTCCATTAACGCCGCCGTCAAAGATCTAA ACGATGAAACTGAGACCAAGCATCTTCAAGCATTAGAAGGAGCTCAGACCCGTCTTCGCCTCTTCCAGCTCGATCTCCTCGACTACAGCTCCATCGCCGCTGCCGTTCATGGCTGCTCCGGTGTCTTCCACCTTGCCTCCCCATGCATCGTCGACGAAGTCCATGAACCAGAG AAAGAGCTATTGGACCCGGCGGTCAAAGGAACGATTAACGTTCTGACAGCGGCCAAGGAGGCTGGAGTTGGGCGAGTGGTGGTCACTTCCTCTATCTCCTCCATTGCTCCAAACCCTAACTGGCCCTCCGACGTTGCGATGAATGAGGATGGTTGGACTGACCTTGACTACTGCAAGCAGAAAAAA CTGTGGTATCCGATGTCGAAAACTCTGGCTGAGAAAGCTGCGTGGGAATTTGCCAAGGAGAAAGGATTAGATGTGGTTGTGGTGAACCCGGGTACGGTGATGGGACCTATTATTTCACCAAAGCTTAATGCTAGTATGATCATGCTCTTGCGCCTTCTCCAGG GTTGCACTGAAACTTATTTGGACTTCTTTATTGGGTCTGTACATTTTAAAGATGTAGCTTTGGCTCATATTTTGGTGTATGAGAACAAGTCAGCAAGTGGAAGGCACTTGTGTTTAGAAGCCCTATCACATTATGGTGATTTAGCGGCAAAGGTTGCTGAACTTTACCCAGAGTTTAAGTTGCCCAG TCTCCCAAGGGATACTCAACCTGGGCTGTTGAGGGCAAACAATGCAGCAAAGAAGCTGATTGACATGGGATTACAGTTCATACCAATGGAGCAAATTATCAAGGATTCTGTAGAGAGTTTAAAGAGCAAGGGTTTTCTTACTTAA
- the LOC115719270 gene encoding gamma-interferon-responsive lysosomal thiol protein isoform X1, giving the protein MAFSRRTIALLSLISLYLFLFVSLQPTSILASKARVLPSNSEKVSLGLYYESLCPYSANFIVNYLVKIFEDDLLSIVDLKLFPWGNAKIRGNSTVVCQHGPYECLLNTVEACAIDAWPELNKHFPFIYCIEALVQERKYLQWETCYEKLGLDPKPVNECYKSEAGKELELQYGAETDALQPPHRYVPWVVVDGQPLYEDYENFLSYICKAYKGPAVPTSCSELSLRNFDVVGAKPGHFVSYKDQEKGLALWARIRSAMASWMSQMNMVALE; this is encoded by the exons ATGGCGTTTTCTCGAAGAACAATTGCTCTTCTGTCTCTTATCTCTCTATACCTCTTCCTGTTCGTTTCGCTTCAACCCACTTCGATTTTGGCTTCCAAAGCTAGAGTTTTGCCTTCAAATTCTGAGAAAGTGTCGTTGGGATTGTACTACGAGTCTCTTTGTCCTTATAGTGCAAATTTCATAGTGAATTACCTGGTCAAGATCTTTGAAGATGACCTTCTCTCTATCGTTGATCTTAAACTCTTTCCTTGGGGAAACGCCAAGATTAGAGGCAACAGTACCGTCGTTTGTCAG CATGGTCCCTATGAATGCTTATTAAACACCGTGGAGGCATGTGCAATTGATGCCTGGCCTGAGTTG AACAAGCATTTTCCTTTTATCTATTGCATTGAGGCTTTGGTGCAAGAGCGCAAGTATCTTCAGTGGGAAACTTGTTATGAGAAATTGGGCTTGGATCCAAAACCTGTCAATGAGTGCTACAAGAGCGAGGCTGGTAAAGAG CTTGAATTGCAATATGGAGCTGAAACAGATGCCCTTCAACCTCCTCATAGATATGTGCCTTGGGTAGTCGTTGATGGCCAGCCACTTTATGAG GACTATGAAAACTTCCTGAGCTACATCTGCAAGGCCTATAAGGGCCCCGCTGTGCCGACATCTTGCAGTGAGTTatcactaagaaatttcgatgTGGTAGGAGCAAAGCCAGGCCATTTTGTGAGCTACAAAGATCAAGAGAAAGGGCTAGCCTTATGGGCAAGAATAAGATCAGCCATGGCATCATGGATGAGCCAGATGAATATGGTGGCCCTGGAATAG
- the LOC133035008 gene encoding uncharacterized protein LOC133035008: MLHKIKSDKPDEVHFYVGRKRCRFGRLEFGLVIGLNLLPGPTEEDIKQNGSSDRLIQEYFNGSALISFGQLRRVFESCTEADEVYKLGMALFVMGVLTGKEEKTVVPPFVIRMVDNLPFFYEYPWGNISYTKLMETCNKDYLDVKNKMLKKIEKGVTQKEAKYSAYGYAAALQYWAYEAILQLGNEYAVRRSHRFPRMVNWESKPNTTLGKDEVTRLFAKNLTVYSMLCPRPNEIEFVSYITGGQPPLFVDLEELVLGEDGQPTRDALRSQAKKLASTLEERAEAARIFKDSTPPPPSPPRAPPAVLDGSGVDPSPASVPDGYCVDPSAASVPDQCGVDPLAASQGPPVPPSASIPSTSEARDPVYPAILARLATVERGQAALLRGQTTIMDQLKTIMTLLQDPRRPAADSQPQPQPQPHPQPKEEARTPEDDFILPNDYQPDDDDMFCTPEKTNITSIGDTQDSEVQVLETAPERKRRRPRWFAEYTEMKKKARATSTLVNADPLRVVDRKLLKTFHNWVLGQIGNNYPRECFTG; the protein is encoded by the exons ATGCTTCACAAAATAAAATCTGACAAGCCGGACGAGGTGCATTTCTATGTGGGAAGGAAGAGATGTAGATTTGGGAGGTTGGAGTTCGGCTTGGTCATCGGGTTAAACTTGTTGCCCGGCCCTACTGAGGAAGACATCAAACAAAATGGAAGCTCTGACCGGTTGATTCAGGAATATTTCAACGGTAGTGCTTTGATCAGCTTCGGCCAACTGCGCAGAGTTTTTGAGAGCTGCACAGAAGCTGATGAAGTCTACAAGTTGGGGATGGCCTTGTTTGTTATGGGCGTCCTCACTGGTAAGGAGGAGAAGACTGTCGTTCCTCCTTTTGTGATAAGAATGGTTGATAACCTTCCATTCTTCTACGAGTACCCCTGGGGAAATATTTCTTACACCAAGCTGATGGAAACTTGTAACAAGGATTACTTGGATGTGAAGAATAAGATGTTGAAAAAGATTGAGAAGGGAGTCACTCAGAAGGAGGCAAAATACTCAGCCTACGGCTATGCTGCAGCGTTGCAGTATTGGGCATACGAGGCCATATTACAGCTGGGCAACGAGTATGCAGTGAGGAGGTCACATCGCTTTCCGAGAATGGTCAACTGGGAGAGTAAGCCGAACACTACACTCGGGAAGGATGAAGTGACCAGATTATTTGCTAAAAAT TTGACAGTGTACTCCATGTTATGTCCTCGGCCGAACGAGATTGAGTTTGTGAGTTACATAACCGGGGGTCAGCCTCCGTTATTTGTTGACTTGGAGGAACTTGTGTTGGGTGAGGATGGGCAACCAACACGGGATGCTTTGCGAAGCCAGGCCAAAAAGCTTGCCTCCACATTGGAAGAACGAGCGGAGGCAGCTCGAATATTTAAAGACTCTACACCACCTCCACCGTCTCCTCCACGTGCACCGCCTGCAGTTCTAGATGGGTCTGGTGTTGACCCATCTCCAGCTTCAGTTCCCGATGGGTATTGTGTTGACCCATctgcagcttcagttccagaTCAGTGTGGTGTTGACCCACTTGCAGCATCACAGGGTCCTCCTGTTCCCCCGTCAGCTTCTATTCCCAGCACCTCGGAGGCTCGCGATCCAGTATACCCTGCCATTTTGGCAAGGTTGGCGACTGTGGAGAGGGGGCAGGCCGCTCTGCTAAGAGGACAAACAACGATTATGGATCAGTTGAAGACCATAATGACGCTCCTGCAAGATCCTAGAAGGCCGGCAGCAGATTCACAGCCACAGCCACAACCACAGCCACACCCACAACCGAAAGAGGAGGCTCGGACACCGGAAGATGACTTCATTCTCCCAAATGATTACCAACCGGATGATGATGACATGTTCTGTACACCTGAGAAGACGAATATCACCAGCATCGGGGATACTCAGGATTCTGAGGTGCAGGTGTTAGAGACAGCTCCAGAAAGGAAGAGAAGGCGGCCTAGGTGGTTCGCTGAGTACactgaaatgaagaagaaggctAGGGCTACTTCGACACTCGTGaatgcggacccacttagagtggtTGATCGGAAGCTGCTCAAGACTTTTCACAATTGGGTACTCGGCCAGATTGGGAACAATTACCCGAGAGAGTGCTTCACCGGTTGA